From a single Apium graveolens cultivar Ventura chromosome 2, ASM990537v1, whole genome shotgun sequence genomic region:
- the LOC141708096 gene encoding fatty acyl-CoA reductase 3 isoform X1: protein MELGSFVQFLENRTIVVTGATGFLAKIFVEKILRAQPNVKKLYLLLRAPDSKSALQRLNTEILAKELFRVLKERLGSDLYTHLSKRVTPVAGDITQKNMGVKDLTILEEMWREVDIVVNIAATTNFDERYDISLALNTFGAEHVYNFALKCSNIKLLLHVSTAYVCGEKTGLIMEDPYKMGETLNGEGGLDIKKEKQIIEDALSELNHDNASNEIITLALKELGIQRARHYGWPNTYVFTKAMGEMLMGEMNEKRQLPLVIIRPTIITSTYKEPFPGWVEGIRTVDSIAVGYGKGKLTCFLGDPESNIDLIPADMVVNTMIAAMVAHSNEPDCRVIYHVGSSFSNPVKYSQIKDYGRFYFTRTPWINKDGKAVKVGDVTVLSSMPSFRRYMAIRYLLPLKGLQLVNMGLCQLLQGKYVDLSRKVKYVLRMVELYEPYLFFKGVFDDINTEKLRKAAEESSDADTDAFYFDPKCIDWEDYFVNTHLAGLVKYVLK, encoded by the exons ATGGAGTTGGGAAGTTTTGTGCAGTTCCTTGAAAACAGGACCATTGTAGTCACCGGTGCCACTGGCTTTCTGGCAAAGA TATTCGTGGAGAAGATACTCAGAGCTCAGCCAAATGTGAAGAAACTGTATCTTCTTTTAAGAGCTCCAGACTCAAAGTCAGCTTTACAACGTCTCAACACTGAG ATCTTAGCGAAGGAGCTGTTTAGGGTTTTAAAGGAACGATTGGGTTCAGATTTATACACGCATCTGTCGAAAAGAGTGACCCCTGTTGCTGGAGACATAACACAAAAAAACATGGGAGTTAAAGACTTGACGATACTTGAAGAAATGTGGAGAGAGGTTGATATTGTTGTTAACATAGCTGCTACAACTAACTTCGACGAAAG GTATGACATTTCACTAGCTCTCAATACATTTGGAGCAGAACATGTGTACAACTTCGCCCTCAAGTGTAGCAACATAAAGTTGCTTCTGCATGTTTCAACTG CATATGTTTGCGGAGAAAAAACTGGACTCATAATGGAGGATCCGTATAAAATGGGGGAGACACTTAACGGAGAAGGAGGACTCGACATTAAAAAAGAGAAACAAATAATTGAGGATGCACTCTCTGAGCTCAATCATGATAACGCTTCCAATGAAATTATTACCCTAGCCTTGAAGGAGTTGGGGATCCAAAG GGCAAGGCATTATGGATGGCCAAACACGTACGTATTCACAAAAGCAATGGGAGAGATGTTAATGGGGGAGATGAACGAGAAGAGGCAGCTCCCCTTGGTTATTATTCGACCTACCATCATCACTAGCACCTACAAAGAACCTTTTCCAGGTTGGGTTGAAGGCATCAG AACCGTTGATAGCATAGCGGTAGGTTACGGTAAAGGAAAGCTAACCTGCTTCCTTGGCGATCCAGAGTCTAATATTGACCTg ATACCAGCTGATATGGTGGTGAATACAATGATTGCAGCAATGGTAGCTCATTCAAATGAGCCTGATTGTCGAGTTATATATCATGTAGGGTCCTCGTTTTCCAATCCAGTAAAGTACAGCCAGATTAAAGATTATGGTCGATTTTATTTCACACGAACTCCGTGGATTAATAAAGATGGCAAGGCTGTTAAAGTTGGCGATGTTACTGTGTTGAGTTCCATGCCTAGCTTCCGCAGATACATGGCAATTCGTTACCTACTTCCTCTCAAG GGATTACAGTTAGTGAATATGGGGCTTTGCCAGCTATTGCAAGGTAAGTATGTTGATCTTAGCCGAAAAGTCAAGTATGTCTTGAGGATGGTCGAGTTGTATGAACCCTACTTGTTCTTCAAGGGAGT atttgatgatatcaacacCGAAAAATTGCGCAAGGCAGCTGAAGAAAGTAGTGATGCAGACACAGATGCTTTCTATTTTGATCCCAAGTGTATTGACTGGGAGGATTATTTCGTGAACACACATTTAGCAGGACTTGTAAAATATGTACTCAAGTAG
- the LOC141708096 gene encoding fatty acyl-CoA reductase 3 isoform X2 codes for MELGSFVQFLENRTIVVTGATGFLAKIFVEKILRAQPNVKKLYLLLRAPDSKSALQRLNTEILAKELFRVLKERLGSDLYTHLSKRVTPVAGDITQKNMGVKDLTILEEMWREVDIVVNIAATTNFDERYDISLALNTFGAEHVYNFALKCSNIKLLLHVSTAYVCGEKTGLIMEDPYKMGETLNGEGGLDIKKEKQIIEDALSELNHDNASNEIITLALKELGIQRARHYGWPNTYVFTKAMGEMLMGEMNEKRQLPLVIIRPTIITSTYKEPFPGWVEGIRTVDSIAVGYGKGKLTCFLGDPESNIDLIPADMVVNTMIAAMVAHSNEPDCRVIYHVGSSFSNPVKYSQIKDYGRFYFTRTPWINKDGKAVKVGDVTVLSSMPSFRRYMAIRYLLPLKGLQLVNMGLCQLLQDLMISTPKNCARQLKKVVMQTQMLSILIPSVLTGRIIS; via the exons ATGGAGTTGGGAAGTTTTGTGCAGTTCCTTGAAAACAGGACCATTGTAGTCACCGGTGCCACTGGCTTTCTGGCAAAGA TATTCGTGGAGAAGATACTCAGAGCTCAGCCAAATGTGAAGAAACTGTATCTTCTTTTAAGAGCTCCAGACTCAAAGTCAGCTTTACAACGTCTCAACACTGAG ATCTTAGCGAAGGAGCTGTTTAGGGTTTTAAAGGAACGATTGGGTTCAGATTTATACACGCATCTGTCGAAAAGAGTGACCCCTGTTGCTGGAGACATAACACAAAAAAACATGGGAGTTAAAGACTTGACGATACTTGAAGAAATGTGGAGAGAGGTTGATATTGTTGTTAACATAGCTGCTACAACTAACTTCGACGAAAG GTATGACATTTCACTAGCTCTCAATACATTTGGAGCAGAACATGTGTACAACTTCGCCCTCAAGTGTAGCAACATAAAGTTGCTTCTGCATGTTTCAACTG CATATGTTTGCGGAGAAAAAACTGGACTCATAATGGAGGATCCGTATAAAATGGGGGAGACACTTAACGGAGAAGGAGGACTCGACATTAAAAAAGAGAAACAAATAATTGAGGATGCACTCTCTGAGCTCAATCATGATAACGCTTCCAATGAAATTATTACCCTAGCCTTGAAGGAGTTGGGGATCCAAAG GGCAAGGCATTATGGATGGCCAAACACGTACGTATTCACAAAAGCAATGGGAGAGATGTTAATGGGGGAGATGAACGAGAAGAGGCAGCTCCCCTTGGTTATTATTCGACCTACCATCATCACTAGCACCTACAAAGAACCTTTTCCAGGTTGGGTTGAAGGCATCAG AACCGTTGATAGCATAGCGGTAGGTTACGGTAAAGGAAAGCTAACCTGCTTCCTTGGCGATCCAGAGTCTAATATTGACCTg ATACCAGCTGATATGGTGGTGAATACAATGATTGCAGCAATGGTAGCTCATTCAAATGAGCCTGATTGTCGAGTTATATATCATGTAGGGTCCTCGTTTTCCAATCCAGTAAAGTACAGCCAGATTAAAGATTATGGTCGATTTTATTTCACACGAACTCCGTGGATTAATAAAGATGGCAAGGCTGTTAAAGTTGGCGATGTTACTGTGTTGAGTTCCATGCCTAGCTTCCGCAGATACATGGCAATTCGTTACCTACTTCCTCTCAAG GGATTACAGTTAGTGAATATGGGGCTTTGCCAGCTATTGCAAG atttgatgatatcaacacCGAAAAATTGCGCAAGGCAGCTGAAGAAAGTAGTGATGCAGACACAGATGCTTTCTATTTTGATCCCAAGTGTATTGACTGGGAGGATTATTTCGTGA